A region from the Gossypium hirsutum isolate 1008001.06 chromosome A08, Gossypium_hirsutum_v2.1, whole genome shotgun sequence genome encodes:
- the LOC107930112 gene encoding phytochrome-interacting ankyrin-repeat protein 1 isoform X1 has translation MTQGQSLRRNLSRRRSFRCGIDRDDRGWTMLHIGARKGDLIQVKQLLNEGVDVNVAAWGPKSQGVTPLHLAAEGGHLEVMDELLERGANIDARTKGACGWTPLHTAAKERKREAVKFLIENGAFLPDDINDCRFNPPLHYCPGLEWAYEEMKRLQRDGSSSAGETSYSSEN, from the exons ATGACCCAAGGACAGTCTTTGCGGAGAAATTTGTCAAGAAGGCGCTCGTTTAGGTGTGGGATTGATAGGGATGATAGAGGTTGGACAATGCTCCACATCGGAGCCCGTAAAGGTGACCTCATTcag GTCAAGCAACTGCTCAACGAAGGTGTGGATGTAAATGTGGCTGCATGGGGCCCCAAATCCCAAGGTGTCACCCCACTCCATCTTGCTGCTGAGGGTGGCCACCTTGAAGTTATGGATGAACTGCTTGAACGTGGTGCTAATATTGATGCAAGAACTAAAGGTGCTTGTGGGT GGACGCCACTTCACACAGCTGCTAAAGAACGAAAGAGGGAAGCAGTGAAGTTCCTGATAGAGAATGGGGCATTTTTGCCAGATGACATCAATGATTGCAGATTTAATCCACCGCTCCATTACTGCCCTGGCCTTGAATGGGCATATGAGGAGATGAAGCGTCTTCAAAGAGATGGCTCTTCTTCAGCAGGGGAGACATCTTATAGCTCTGAAAATTGA
- the LOC107930112 gene encoding phytochrome-interacting ankyrin-repeat protein 2 isoform X2 — MIEVGQCSTSEPVKVKQLLNEGVDVNVAAWGPKSQGVTPLHLAAEGGHLEVMDELLERGANIDARTKGACGWTPLHTAAKERKREAVKFLIENGAFLPDDINDCRFNPPLHYCPGLEWAYEEMKRLQRDGSSSAGETSYSSEN; from the exons ATGATAGAGGTTGGACAATGCTCCACATCGGAGCCCGTAAAG GTCAAGCAACTGCTCAACGAAGGTGTGGATGTAAATGTGGCTGCATGGGGCCCCAAATCCCAAGGTGTCACCCCACTCCATCTTGCTGCTGAGGGTGGCCACCTTGAAGTTATGGATGAACTGCTTGAACGTGGTGCTAATATTGATGCAAGAACTAAAGGTGCTTGTGGGT GGACGCCACTTCACACAGCTGCTAAAGAACGAAAGAGGGAAGCAGTGAAGTTCCTGATAGAGAATGGGGCATTTTTGCCAGATGACATCAATGATTGCAGATTTAATCCACCGCTCCATTACTGCCCTGGCCTTGAATGGGCATATGAGGAGATGAAGCGTCTTCAAAGAGATGGCTCTTCTTCAGCAGGGGAGACATCTTATAGCTCTGAAAATTGA